ACAACATCGACCTGCACGCGGTCACCGGTCCAGGCGGCGGCGCGGCCTCGTCCTTCACCGCGCCGGGGCATTCCTCGGTCTTTTCCTTTCAGGCCATCAATCCGGGGCTCTACGTCTACCACTGCGCGACCGCGCCGGTGCCGGTGCACGTCGCCGCGGGCATGTATGGCCTGATTCTCGTCGAACCGCGCGGCGGTCTGCCGGCGGTGAACAAGGAATACTACGTGATGCAGGGCGAGTTCTACACCGCCGGCGCCTATGGCGAGACCGGCCTGCAGACCTTCGACATGCCCAAGGCCCTCGACGAGCGGCCCCCGTATGTGGTGTTCAATGGTTCAGTCGGCTCAATGGTGGGAGACAAGGCCATCACCGCCAATGTCGGCGAAACTGTCCGCCTCTTTGTCGGCAATGGCGGACCCAACCTGATTTCCTCCTTCCACGTGATCGGTGAGATCTTTGACCGGGTCTACGGCGAGGGTGGCACGATCGCCAATCAGGACAACGTGCAGACCACGCTCGTGCCCGCAGGCGGCGCCGCCATGGTTGAGTTCCGCGTCGAGGTTCCCGGCACCTACATCCTGGTCGATCACTCGCTCATCCGCGCTTTCAACAAGGGCGCGCTGGGTATGCTCAAGGTCAACGGCGAACCCGACGCCATTGTCTACTCCGGCAAAGAGGTCGATGAGGTTTATCTCGGCGACCAGTCAGAGGCGGGTTCCGACGCCGCCCGTCGCGAAGAGGCGCTGCGGGCCGAGCGCGAAGAGGTCATCGCGGCCAATCCGCGTATTGCCGAGATCGATACCGAGATCCAGATGGAGCGCGGCAAACGCATCTACTTCTCCTCCTGCTTCGCCTGCCATGGCCAGGATGGCAACGGCATCCCGGCGGTCTTCCCGCCGCTCGCCAAGTCCGATTACCTCATGGCCGACAAGGATCGCGCGATCAAGGTGGTCATCAAGGGCCTCACTGGCCCGGTCACCGTCAACGGCACGACCTACAACAATGCCATGCCGCCGCAGGATCTCAACGACGAGCAGGTCGCCGACGTGCTCACGTTTGTGATGAACAGCTTCGGTAACACCGATGGTGTGGTCACCCCCGCTGACGTGAAGCGCGTGCGCACCGCCAACTGATCGATCCGTCCGCCGCGCCCGCTCCCTCTAATGACTTCCCACCGCCATCTCGCTTTGCTCGCGCTCGTCCTTGTGGGTGCGCCCGTTCGGGCCACTGATGGGGCGGAACGCGACCAGGTCCTGGTGCCAGCGGGAGAGTTTGCTCCGTTGCTGCGTTCACGCGATGAACCGGAACGCGTGCCGGTGGCGAGCTTTTGGATGGATGTGCGACCGGTCACCAATGCCGAATTCCTTGCCTTCGTGCGGGCCCACCCCGAGTGGGCCCGCTCCCGGGCGCGGCGGCTTTTTGTCGATTCCCAGTATCTGGCTCACTGGGCCGGTGACTTCGAACTCGGGCCGGCTGCGCCGCCGGACGCCCCGGTGGTCTATGTTTCTTGGTTTGCCGCCCGCGCCTATGCGGCTTCCTGGGGCGCGCGCCTGCCCTCCATCGCCGAATGGGAACGGGCGGCGGCGGTCGGGATCAGCACCGACAATGCCCGCACTGACCCGGCGGTCGCCGAGGTCATGGCGGGGTGGTTTTCCCGCCCCAACGAGGGTCCGTTGCCCGCGGTGGCCGGTGGAGCGCCCAACCGCCTCGGCGTTCACGATCTGTTCGGCCTGGTCTGGGAATGGGTCGAGGATTTTAACACGGCGTTGGTGACCGGTGAATCGCGGGCCGACACCGGTCTCGAGCGCAATCTTTTCTGCGGCGCGGGTTCGGTCGGGACCCGCGACAACACCGATTACCCGGCCTTCATGCGCGCAGGTTTTCGCAGCTCGCTGCGCGCTGCCTACTGTGTGCCCAACCTGGGCTTCCGCTGCGTCGTTACGCCATGAATGCCTCAAATGTTCTTTTCGCGTCCCTGCTTCTACTTTGTCCCTCGGCCTTGCAGGCGGCTTCGTCCTGTTGCGACTCGTCCGCCCCCGCGCCGTCCGCCGCCGCGGACGCGTGTTGCGCGGAGACCCCGGCGGAGGTGAAAACCGCTGCCTGCTGTGCTGAGGCACCGGCCGCCGCATCTGCCGCGGTCCTGCCCGATGCCTCGCTTTATCACTTTGACGCCGAATTCACCGACGACACCGGTGCGATCCGCCACCTCGCCGACTTTGCCGGCCGGCCGGTGGTGCTGACGATGTTCTTCGCCAGCTGTGGTTACGCCTGCCCGATGCTGGCTCACGACATGCGCAAAGTGCAGGAAACGCTGCCACCGGACGTGCGCGAGCAGGTGCAGTTTGTGATGGTGAGTTTCGACCCGGAGCGCGACACCGTGGAAAAGTTGCAGGCCTTTCGCGAGCAGGCCGGGGCCGACCAACGCTGGACCTTGATGCGCGGCGCGGACGGTGACGTGCGCACCCTCGCCATGTTACTCGGCGTGCAGTTTCGTCAGGAACCGAGCGGCGATTTCTCGCATTCCAACCTCATTACGGTGCTCGACACCGGCGGCGCGATTGCGCACCGCCGCGAGGGTCTGCAGGGTGGCCTGCCGGGGGTGAGCGAGGCTCTCGTGCGTCTCGCCACTTCACGCTGAGCCCGAGCGCTACCGCGAAAATATTCAGGAGTGGCTTGATGCAGATCAAGGCCTGCGACGGCGGTAGCGGCTAAGCTGGTGATCATGCCCCCGCTCGAACGTCCGACCCGCACTCCTTTCACGGTCAAACTCTCCTACGGCCTCCTGGCCGGGGTGGTCCTCACTTTTGCCGGCACACTGACGCAATCGGTTCTGGCATCATTCCACCCGCGGCCCAGAGATTCCGCGCCGGTGGCAACCCAGCTGACCGTGAGCGAGGAGCCCAAGGCGGATGTGGCCGAAGCCGGCGGCGATTCCGCCGACCTCGGGGCGAGCGTTTTTGCCCAGAACTGCGCGGCCTGTCATCAGGCCAGCGGTCAGGGGTTGCCCGGGGCGTTTCCGCCGCTTGCTGAGTCCGACTACTTCGCGACCGACATCGAGGCGGCCGCGAAGGTCGTGCTGCATGGCCTGGTTGGTCCTGTCACGGTCAACGGAGTCGACTACAACAGTGCGATGCCGGCCCTGCCGCTCGATGACGAGCAGGTCACGGCGGTGGTCAACTATATCGCGAAAGCGTGGGGCAATCAGGCGCCATCAATTTCGCTGGAGCAGGTCGTCGCCTTGCGTAACGGCAATTGAACTGCCCCTAAGTCGCGGTCTTTCGCGCAAATCGTATCGGATCTTGACCGGCGTCAAGGCGGGCGGAGGGCACTTGCGGTTAGGGTGCACCTGCCATGAATAAACCAACCAAGCTTCTTGCTTCCCTCCTTCTCGGACTTGCCAGTTTGGCGGCCTCCATTTTTGCCGCCGATGGGCCGCGCGAAGTCGCGATCACGGCCAACGATGCGATGCAGTTCAGCGTCAAGGAAATCACCGCCGCGCCGGGCGAGACTCTGCGCGTGAAACTCACGAATGTCGGTAAGATGCCCGCACAGGCGATGTCGCACAACTGGGTATTGCTCAAGCCGTCGACCCCCGCCGAGGTCAACGCCTTCGGCATGAAGGCCCAGAGCAAGGCTCCGACCTACCTGCCCGACGATCAGTCCGCCGTCATCGCGCACACCAAGCTGCTCGCTGGGGGCCAGAGCGATACGATCGAGTTCAAGGTTCCCGCCACCCCGGGCGAGTATCCCTTCCTCTGCACTTTCCCCGGCCACTTCGCCATCATGCGTGGCAAGCTGGTCGTCAAATGAACCAAGGCTAGAACAGGGTCTCCGCCACCAGCGCGATCATCATGAGCGGCAGGGTGGCGATGGTGACCAGAAACAGACGACGGGCGGGCTGGACCCGCCCGTCGTTTTGTTGGCGCAGCATGGCACAGGCGGCGTGAAGTAGCGCGCCGGCTGAGAGTATCCCGATCGTGCCGTAGATCGGCCCGACCGCGCCTAGCGACCAGGGAATCAAGACGGCGGCGCCCATGAGCCCGGCGTGCCCGGCCGACCACCAAGCGGTGGCGCGACCATCGGCGTCGATGACCGGCAGTAGGCGAAATCCGGCGCGGCGGTAATCCTCGCGATACATCCAGCCGACGGCAAAAAAGTGGGGCATCTGCCAAAACAACAGGGCGGCCGCCAACGCCCATGCTGCGGGGTGCTGTGGCGCGCCCGCCGCCGCCGCGCCCAACAAGGGGGGCAGGGCGCCGGAGATCGCGCCGACCTCGGTGGCCCAGCGGGTGCGCCGTTTCATTGGCGTGTAAACGAGACCGTAAAGCACGATGATGAGCGCGGCGATCGCGGCGGCCAGGGGCGTGGTGGTAGCCGCCAACAAACCGCAGCCCGCCAGACTCAGCGCGAGGCTGAAGCCCAGCGCGGTGCCGGCCGAGACGCGCCCGGCGGGCAGGGGGCGATCAGCCGTGCGGCGCATGAGCGCATCGGGTTCGCGTTCCCACCACTGATTGAAGGAAAGCGCCCCGCCGGCGGCCAGCGCGATGCCCAGGGGGGCCGGCAGGATCAGGTTTGCCTCCGGTCGGGCCACGAGCAGGCCGCTCACTCCGGAACAGACTGAAAAGAAGGCGAGCCGCGGTTTGGTCAGCGCCACCAACGCACGCAGGCGTTCACAAACTGTTGAGCTAGGATTCAAATGGTCCGAGGCGATCGCGAGGGGACGAGGGGCGGGAGGCATGTCGCAGCCTAGACCAAATGAGCGCGTTTTACCTTGATCCATATCAAGGCGCGGGGCGCGGACTTCACTTATGGTGGGTGGTAGCGATGCTGATGGATGCCTCCGACGCCCTTGTTTCTTTTGATCGTCCCGTTGGCGGCAGGCGGCGGACGCTGCGGGAGGGTCGGTCGTGATGGGTTTCGGCAAGCTCGCGCAAACGGCCCTCGCCGCCGGAGCGGTGCTGGCGCGGAACTTCGATGGCGGTCGCACCAAATTGAGCTCGGTCGAGATCGCGGGCGCCTGCGGTCACCCGCAGCCGGTGGTGGCCAAGGTCTTGGTCGCTTTGTCGGCGCGGGGGCTGGTGGATGGCACCCGCGGACCAGGCGGTGGTTATTGGCTGGCAGTGCCGCCGGTGCAGGTTGCGCTGCTTGAGATTGTCGTGCCCTTTGAACGGACGCGAAAGATGCTGTGTCCGTTGGCCACGGTCGGCGAAGCCGCAGGCGAGGGCTGCCTGGTGGCGCAAAAGGTTGAACAACTCTGCGGCCAGTGGCGGGACTACCTGCGTTCGACCACGCTCGCAGTGTTCCAGGCGGATCAACGCGGCGGAGATCGATCGGTTGGACTGAAGGTCGAAACTCGTGACAAGGCTTGATCCAGATCAAGGCGGCCGGGTGGGGGAGCGGTTACAGTGCGGTCACGTCCATGTCCGCGTCGATACTGCCACCTCCCGTCACCGCGCTCCCTTCGTTGGGACCGGGGCGCACGCGTCACCTGACCGCCCCGCTCGTGACGGCGACTCCCGCCCCCGCGCTGCGCTGGCTCAACCTGGCGCTCGGCAGTCTCTGGTTGGCGGGGCTGCTGTCGCTGGCGGTCGTGGTGGGGCGGCTGCCGTGGTTGGCGCGTTGGTTGGACGATCCCTTGTTCTTCAAGCGTTGCCTGGTCGTGCATGTGGACCTCGCGTTGGTGGTGTGGTTCTACGCCATGGCAGCGGCGCTGGCGGCGATGCGGGCGCCCCGCCTGCGCGACGTTGGCACGGCGGCGTCGACCGGCCTGTCCTTGATCGGTGTGGTGCTGATGCTGGCGGGCGCGGCGGTGCGCGGTGCCGAGCCGATTCTGGCCAACTACGTGCCGGTCATCGATCATCCGCTGTTTCTCGGCGGTCTGGCGCTGTTTTTTGCGGGTGTGCTCAGTTTTGTGATACGTGGTCTGTTGGCGACGGGCCGGGTGGCGGCGGCGGAGCTGCCCGGGGACGCCGCCACCGGCATCCTGGCTGCGACTGTCGCCCTGGTGGCGGCGGCGGCGACGTGGATAAGCACCCGCGCCGCATTGCCGGCGGGATTGGAGCGGCTGACCCATTTTGAGCTGGCGCACTGGGCGCCCGGGCACGTCCTCCAGGTCGCCAACGTCTGCGCCATGCTCGCGGTGTGGCTGTGGCTGACCCGACGGGCGACCGGCCAGGCGGTGCTGTCGGCCCGGATGGCGCGTGGATTGTTTGGGGCGCTGGTGGGGCCGCATCTTTTGCTCCCCTTGTTCAGTCTGCACGGCGCCGACCACCGGCTCTACGTGGAGAGCGCGACCTGGCTCATGCGCTGGACGATTTTCCCGGTCGTGCTGCTCACCCTTGGACTCATCGTGCGGCATGCGCGGCGGCACGGCCTCGCTCGGGACGGCGTGGGCCTGCTGGCGCTGCGGGCCGGTCAGATGAGCGCCGGGCTTACGTTGCTGGGCTTCGTGCTCGGGGCTTGTATCCGGAGCTCCACGACGCTGGTGCCCGCGCACTACCACGCCTCGCTGGGTGGCGTGACCGCGGCTTTCATGGCGGCCGGTTATCTGATCGTAGCGGGAGCAAGGACCGATGGGCTCGACCTCGCGCGCTGGCGGCGGGCGGGACGGCAGTTGTGGTGCTTCGGGATCGGCCAGGCGGTGTTTGCCCTCGGTTTTGCGTTTGCCGGTGCGCACGGGGCGGGGCGCAAGGCCTATGCCTCCGAGCAGCACGTGCGCTCGCTGAGCGAGCAGATCGGCCTCGGCGTAATGGGCCTGGGCGGCCTCGTCGCGGCCGTGGGCGGCATCTGGTTTCTTGTCCTGATGTGGCGGATGCAACGATCCGCCGCGCCACGTTTAACCCTCCCTGCTTCATCATGAAACCCACCCAAAAAACTCCGCTGCTGCAGCGACTGATGGACAACCCCTGGCTCCTCCTGGTGCTGGGCGTGGTCATCCCGCTGCTTTCCTACACCCTCTGGGGCTGGATCGAACTCTACAACGTGCCCCCGGCGCAGCTCCCCTGAGCCGCAGCGCGCCAATCCCCTGGAGATATTCCCATGAGTCTTACGCTTCCCGCCCGCGATTGGTTCCGCGCCCCCGAAGGGGCCGAAAAGCTCTGGATCGGCCTCGCGCTGCTCTGGTGCTTCGTGCTGAGCCTGATGATGCCCTACTGGCACTTTAAGGGGAAACAGAACAGTCGCGGCGAGGCCTATGCGGTCGCGCCGATGGACTTCCTGGAGCGCACCGAACGGTTCGTAACCGCAAATCAGGTGGGCGAGCACAACGGTTTTCCGTTGGTTGAGCCCGCCCCCGGCGGCGAGGCCTACCTCTTTGCCCGCATGTGGTCGTGGTATCCGGTGCTCAAGCTGCGTGAGGGTGAGACCTACCGGCTGCACCTGTCTTCCGGCGACCTGCAGCACGGCTTTTCGCTCCAGCCGCTCAATATGAACTTCCAGGTGCTGCCGGGCTACGACCACGTGCTCACGATCACACCGACCTCGAAGGGCACCTTCACCATCATCTGCAACGAGTTCTGCGGCATCGGCCACGAACACATGATCGGCCACATTCTGGTGGAGTGATCCGCCGACCGACGCCTCGACGTTTTCCACTGCAACTTTCCAACGCTTTTTCCCATCCATGTCTTCCTCCGCCACTTTGTCCGCGCCCGGGCCGGCGTCGCTTTCGGCTCCAGGCGCCAAGGCTCGCCCCTGTGACACGACCGGCCTGAAGGTCTGCCTCGGCGCCCAGCAGTTTATCAAACTCAACGCGGTTTCGGCCGTGGTGTTTCTATTGCTCGGCGGCATCGCCGCCATCCTGCTCGCGCTCACGCGCTGGCAGGCCGTCCATCTGCTGCGGGTGGATTGGTTCTATCGCATCCTCACCTTCCACGGCCTGAACATGCTGATCTTCTGGATCCTGT
This portion of the Actomonas aquatica genome encodes:
- the nirK gene encoding copper-containing nitrite reductase gives rise to the protein MTNRNLSRLVRLLALPSLLLGASALLRAEEPVQAKPDARKAEFAASLPTEQAVLTAAPHVPPPIQRDHPARVVVNLEVREVVKRLADGVDYTFWTFGGEVPGLFIRVREGDLVEFHLSNHPTSKLPHNIDLHAVTGPGGGAASSFTAPGHSSVFSFQAINPGLYVYHCATAPVPVHVAAGMYGLILVEPRGGLPAVNKEYYVMQGEFYTAGAYGETGLQTFDMPKALDERPPYVVFNGSVGSMVGDKAITANVGETVRLFVGNGGPNLISSFHVIGEIFDRVYGEGGTIANQDNVQTTLVPAGGAAMVEFRVEVPGTYILVDHSLIRAFNKGALGMLKVNGEPDAIVYSGKEVDEVYLGDQSEAGSDAARREEALRAEREEVIAANPRIAEIDTEIQMERGKRIYFSSCFACHGQDGNGIPAVFPPLAKSDYLMADKDRAIKVVIKGLTGPVTVNGTTYNNAMPPQDLNDEQVADVLTFVMNSFGNTDGVVTPADVKRVRTAN
- a CDS encoding formylglycine-generating enzyme family protein, producing the protein MTSHRHLALLALVLVGAPVRATDGAERDQVLVPAGEFAPLLRSRDEPERVPVASFWMDVRPVTNAEFLAFVRAHPEWARSRARRLFVDSQYLAHWAGDFELGPAAPPDAPVVYVSWFAARAYAASWGARLPSIAEWERAAAVGISTDNARTDPAVAEVMAGWFSRPNEGPLPAVAGGAPNRLGVHDLFGLVWEWVEDFNTALVTGESRADTGLERNLFCGAGSVGTRDNTDYPAFMRAGFRSSLRAAYCVPNLGFRCVVTP
- a CDS encoding SCO family protein codes for the protein MKTAACCAEAPAAASAAVLPDASLYHFDAEFTDDTGAIRHLADFAGRPVVLTMFFASCGYACPMLAHDMRKVQETLPPDVREQVQFVMVSFDPERDTVEKLQAFREQAGADQRWTLMRGADGDVRTLAMLLGVQFRQEPSGDFSHSNLITVLDTGGAIAHRREGLQGGLPGVSEALVRLATSR
- a CDS encoding c-type cytochrome; protein product: MPPLERPTRTPFTVKLSYGLLAGVVLTFAGTLTQSVLASFHPRPRDSAPVATQLTVSEEPKADVAEAGGDSADLGASVFAQNCAACHQASGQGLPGAFPPLAESDYFATDIEAAAKVVLHGLVGPVTVNGVDYNSAMPALPLDDEQVTAVVNYIAKAWGNQAPSISLEQVVALRNGN
- a CDS encoding plastocyanin/azurin family copper-binding protein, whose translation is MNKPTKLLASLLLGLASLAASIFAADGPREVAITANDAMQFSVKEITAAPGETLRVKLTNVGKMPAQAMSHNWVLLKPSTPAEVNAFGMKAQSKAPTYLPDDQSAVIAHTKLLAGGQSDTIEFKVPATPGEYPFLCTFPGHFAIMRGKLVVK
- the cyoE gene encoding heme o synthase, which gives rise to MDQGKTRSFGLGCDMPPAPRPLAIASDHLNPSSTVCERLRALVALTKPRLAFFSVCSGVSGLLVARPEANLILPAPLGIALAAGGALSFNQWWEREPDALMRRTADRPLPAGRVSAGTALGFSLALSLAGCGLLAATTTPLAAAIAALIIVLYGLVYTPMKRRTRWATEVGAISGALPPLLGAAAAGAPQHPAAWALAAALLFWQMPHFFAVGWMYREDYRRAGFRLLPVIDADGRATAWWSAGHAGLMGAAVLIPWSLGAVGPIYGTIGILSAGALLHAACAMLRQQNDGRVQPARRLFLVTIATLPLMMIALVAETLF
- a CDS encoding RrF2 family transcriptional regulator, translating into MGFGKLAQTALAAGAVLARNFDGGRTKLSSVEIAGACGHPQPVVAKVLVALSARGLVDGTRGPGGGYWLAVPPVQVALLEIVVPFERTRKMLCPLATVGEAAGEGCLVAQKVEQLCGQWRDYLRSTTLAVFQADQRGGDRSVGLKVETRDKA
- a CDS encoding cbb3-type cytochrome c oxidase subunit I, whose amino-acid sequence is MSASILPPPVTALPSLGPGRTRHLTAPLVTATPAPALRWLNLALGSLWLAGLLSLAVVVGRLPWLARWLDDPLFFKRCLVVHVDLALVVWFYAMAAALAAMRAPRLRDVGTAASTGLSLIGVVLMLAGAAVRGAEPILANYVPVIDHPLFLGGLALFFAGVLSFVIRGLLATGRVAAAELPGDAATGILAATVALVAAAATWISTRAALPAGLERLTHFELAHWAPGHVLQVANVCAMLAVWLWLTRRATGQAVLSARMARGLFGALVGPHLLLPLFSLHGADHRLYVESATWLMRWTIFPVVLLTLGLIVRHARRHGLARDGVGLLALRAGQMSAGLTLLGFVLGACIRSSTTLVPAHYHASLGGVTAAFMAAGYLIVAGARTDGLDLARWRRAGRQLWCFGIGQAVFALGFAFAGAHGAGRKAYASEQHVRSLSEQIGLGVMGLGGLVAAVGGIWFLVLMWRMQRSAAPRLTLPASS